Proteins encoded within one genomic window of Prochlorococcus marinus str. MIT 9515:
- a CDS encoding DUF1330 domain-containing protein: protein MTKSYWLKKISIPNADLFLEYIRTVLPWIRSVGGVVIKKDIVQNSNSHNWDGGQLGIVIEFESKIAAKKAFYSDVFQDYLRSRDLMELVTISTL from the coding sequence ATGACAAAGAGTTACTGGCTTAAGAAAATATCCATACCAAATGCGGATCTATTTCTCGAATACATAAGGACAGTTTTACCCTGGATAAGATCAGTAGGTGGCGTTGTTATAAAAAAAGACATAGTACAAAATTCTAATTCACACAATTGGGACGGGGGCCAACTAGGCATAGTAATAGAGTTTGAATCAAAGATAGCTGCAAAAAAAGCATTTTATTCAGATGTATTTCAAGACTATCTGAGATCTAGAGATTTAATGGAACTAGTAACAATAAGTACTCTTTGA
- a CDS encoding glutathione peroxidase → MVIDVQNTPVLSADGKSKKLGEFSKDVILIVNVASYCGNTAQYEDLQKLHKIYSKKGLRILAFPCNDFGNQEPDSLSKIQNFCTTEYGVEFEIMEKVHAKGNTTEPYTTLNKVEPKGDVEWNFEKFLIGRDSNVIARFKPSVKPFDDNLIAAIEVALDS, encoded by the coding sequence ATGGTAATAGATGTTCAAAACACCCCTGTTCTTTCAGCGGATGGGAAATCTAAAAAGCTTGGAGAATTTTCAAAAGATGTAATTTTAATAGTTAACGTAGCAAGTTATTGTGGCAATACAGCTCAATATGAAGATCTACAAAAGCTTCACAAAATATATTCAAAAAAAGGTTTGAGAATACTTGCTTTCCCTTGCAATGATTTTGGTAATCAAGAGCCGGATTCCCTTTCAAAGATACAAAATTTTTGTACTACTGAATATGGGGTAGAATTTGAAATAATGGAAAAAGTTCATGCTAAAGGTAATACTACAGAACCATATACAACTCTTAATAAGGTTGAACCAAAGGGAGATGTAGAATGGAATTTTGAAAAATTCTTAATTGGTAGAGATAGCAATGTGATTGCAAGATTTAAACCTAGTGTTAAGCCTTTCGATGATAATTTGATTGCCGCTATTGAAGTCGCATTAGATTCTTAA
- a CDS encoding MAPEG family protein, producing the protein MPIVFAWSLCLSVLVVLLSTIPLTIGRVKAGYSMENMSAPRALFDELPDFGKRAVWCHQNCWESISIHAPACILCLITLPNSNISLIAAWIHPLLRLFYIGAYVFNVPIARGLLWASGLFTTIVLYKEGLTKIMLIN; encoded by the coding sequence ATGCCAATAGTTTTTGCTTGGAGCCTTTGTCTATCTGTTTTGGTAGTTTTATTATCAACAATTCCTTTAACAATCGGAAGAGTTAAGGCGGGTTATTCAATGGAGAATATGTCTGCGCCAAGAGCATTATTTGATGAACTGCCAGACTTTGGGAAAAGAGCTGTATGGTGTCATCAGAATTGTTGGGAAAGTATTTCTATTCATGCTCCAGCTTGCATACTGTGTTTAATTACTTTACCTAATTCAAATATCTCATTAATAGCAGCTTGGATACACCCTCTTTTACGTTTATTTTATATAGGGGCTTATGTTTTTAATGTTCCTATTGCTAGGGGATTATTGTGGGCTTCTGGACTTTTTACGACAATAGTTTTATATAAAGAAGGTTTAACAAAGATTATGTTAATTAACTAA
- the dusB gene encoding tRNA dihydrouridine synthase DusB produces the protein MSSVIKLRGKGLSRIINSKVMLSPLAGVTDKVFRKLVRKWAPDSLLFTEMINATSLKEGHGTQKIKQLELEQGPIGVQIFDNRPFAVSEAAKLAEDSGAFLIDINMGCPVKKISKKGGGSALIKDRLLAVELVKRVSKAVKIPVTVKTRLGWDNKEENIEEFLLSLQDSGATMITLHGRTRKEGFSGAADWDMIGRIKEHLEIPVIANGDIKTPEDAFNCLKKTNADGLMIGRGILGSPWKIGEIDYAIKKVKGFKEPNVEEKLLLIIEHLDELIKEKGNHGLLIARKHISWTCKNFQGANNLRNELVRAINVKEVKELINKTIERLKTDQTLLI, from the coding sequence ATGTCCTCAGTTATAAAATTAAGAGGAAAAGGTTTATCTAGAATAATAAATAGTAAAGTAATGTTATCTCCACTAGCAGGAGTTACAGATAAAGTATTTAGAAAATTAGTAAGAAAATGGGCTCCGGATTCTCTTCTATTTACTGAAATGATAAATGCCACAAGTTTAAAGGAAGGACATGGCACTCAAAAAATTAAGCAACTGGAATTAGAACAAGGTCCTATTGGAGTACAGATCTTTGACAATAGACCCTTTGCCGTTTCAGAGGCAGCTAAACTTGCTGAAGATTCCGGAGCATTTCTTATAGATATAAATATGGGCTGTCCAGTAAAAAAAATCTCAAAGAAAGGGGGTGGAAGTGCTTTAATTAAAGATCGTTTATTAGCTGTTGAATTAGTAAAGAGAGTTTCAAAAGCTGTTAAAATTCCAGTTACAGTAAAAACAAGACTTGGATGGGATAATAAAGAAGAAAATATAGAAGAATTTCTATTAAGTCTCCAAGATTCAGGTGCAACAATGATAACCTTGCACGGGAGGACAAGAAAAGAAGGGTTTTCAGGGGCAGCCGACTGGGATATGATTGGAAGAATTAAAGAGCATTTAGAAATACCCGTTATTGCTAATGGAGATATAAAGACTCCTGAGGATGCATTTAATTGCTTAAAAAAAACAAATGCTGATGGTTTAATGATTGGGAGAGGCATACTTGGTTCTCCATGGAAAATAGGAGAGATAGATTACGCAATTAAAAAAGTTAAAGGTTTTAAAGAACCTAATGTTGAAGAAAAACTACTGTTAATTATTGAGCATTTAGATGAATTAATTAAAGAAAAGGGAAATCATGGTTTACTAATAGCCAGAAAACATATTTCTTGGACATGTAAAAATTTCCAAGGAGCAAATAACCTTCGTAATGAATTAGTCAGAGCAATCAACGTTAAGGAGGTTAAAGAATTAATAAATAAAACTATAGAGAGACTAAAAACTGATCAAACATTATTAATATAA
- a CDS encoding restriction endonuclease — MEKEDWFIFIASQIEKTCLNAIENNTSINKNQNYKKGIFFENHCIKILKENGWKVKETPNTGDQGVDIIASIDNYRICIQCKNHKKPIGNSAIQEISAGKTYWKGTHAVLVSKSGFTKSAQKLARANKVKLINEFELKELGNFLI, encoded by the coding sequence TTGGAAAAAGAGGACTGGTTTATATTTATAGCTAGTCAAATAGAAAAGACTTGTTTAAATGCAATTGAAAATAACACCTCAATTAACAAAAATCAAAACTATAAAAAAGGAATCTTTTTTGAAAATCATTGTATAAAAATACTCAAAGAAAATGGTTGGAAAGTTAAAGAAACTCCTAATACAGGGGACCAAGGTGTAGATATAATAGCCTCAATTGATAATTATAGAATCTGTATTCAATGTAAGAATCATAAAAAACCTATAGGTAATTCCGCTATTCAAGAAATATCAGCAGGAAAAACTTATTGGAAAGGAACTCATGCGGTTTTAGTTTCAAAATCTGGTTTTACTAAATCTGCACAAAAGCTTGCTCGAGCTAACAAAGTCAAATTAATAAATGAATTTGAATTAAAAGAGTTAGGAAATTTTTTAATTTAG
- a CDS encoding DUF2470 domain-containing protein — protein MKIISSKTSERVCKHMNKDHIESVHKYLRHYGKISKFKEAYLEEISSQFMRIKYDGKYKIINFKNEISEEEIHETLVSMIREIE, from the coding sequence ATGAAAATAATTAGTTCAAAGACAAGTGAAAGAGTTTGTAAACATATGAATAAAGATCATATTGAATCTGTACATAAATACTTAAGGCATTATGGAAAAATTTCAAAATTTAAGGAGGCTTATTTAGAAGAAATTTCTAGTCAATTCATGAGAATTAAATATGATGGTAAGTATAAAATTATAAATTTTAAAAATGAAATATCAGAGGAAGAAATTCATGAAACTCTAGTTTCTATGATAAGAGAAATTGAATAG
- a CDS encoding acyl-CoA thioesterase, translating into MKKIWKINKVVLPQHSDHAGVMWHGTYFNWLEEGRIDALSKAGINYVDLTNYGFEMPLIETSVKYIKPLLLGEKITIETQFNISKSPKIKIYSKFVNESKNVLTKAEVTLTLINKNNFSIIRNRPDFISNAFLELNG; encoded by the coding sequence ATGAAAAAGATTTGGAAAATTAATAAGGTAGTCTTACCACAGCATTCAGATCATGCTGGGGTTATGTGGCATGGTACCTATTTTAATTGGCTTGAAGAAGGTCGGATTGATGCTCTTTCAAAAGCAGGTATAAATTATGTTGATTTAACCAATTATGGTTTTGAAATGCCATTAATAGAAACCTCAGTAAAATATATTAAGCCTTTGCTTCTTGGAGAAAAAATAACAATTGAGACCCAATTTAATATAAGCAAAAGTCCAAAAATAAAAATCTATTCAAAATTCGTTAACGAAAGTAAAAATGTTTTGACCAAAGCAGAGGTCACTTTGACGCTAATAAATAAAAATAATTTTTCTATTATTAGAAATAGGCCCGATTTTATTTCAAACGCTTTTCTAGAATTAAACGGCTAA